The DNA segment ACTTCTAATtacaatatcattttttttatttacatgtaTTGCATCTTTGGaaagaatatatattatttttcaataaacttAATGTGAGTAAGCATACCTAAAAtgtattgaaaaataaaaacaaaaaactagaTCAAAACTCATTATTTAAATaacctataaaaaaattacaatagtAATCGAAAAAAAAAACGATCATCAGTGGGTCTGCATAcaattcattaaaatataattgattaaaatgataaatacttGTTTATTAGGCTAGATAAAAAGATTATCCATTTCatataattatgattatttataaatatatttttcaactcAAACACAATGCAAGAGGCTTTTGCTTGGTTGCATTCTTGGACCTGATCTTGCTGGGTTTTTTTCTGTTCCTATGGGTTTGTCGCAACCCTTTTAGTGGAGAAACTAAACTCAAACATAATGCATTTAAACAACAACATTGGAGAAACTACACTCATTCCTAATAATCCCTGTAAAAGGTCAATTTATGTTTAAAACTCATTATTATTAATcaatttaatgaaataataaataataatatattaccATTGAAGTTGAATTTTGCTGGAGATTTGAAGCAGTCACCATCTCAAATATGGAAGAGTCAAGCAATTTCGGACAACCAACGCAAGCTAACCTTTTAACATTTGGAAGATGTGAACGATAATATTCCGGCCAAATGTCAATTACATTTGGTAAGTGCGTCAAATATAGAGTATCCAAATTAGAAAAAACTTTGGTATCAGTCTGTTGAAAACTCGGGTACACTGCAATATTACGTTCTTTTTCACTGCCAAATACATATTTCAACCCCCTGTTCTCATATATATTCACAATTTCCAAACTTACTAGCCTTACGGCTAAACACATAGAGAATATATACTCCAAATTGTTGCACTTTTCAATACGAAGAATCCTTAATTTTTGGAGTGTCAAAGATGAAGGACTTTGAGGGCTTGAAAGAACATTGTTGCTTTCTTCCACTTCTTCTGTTATGTGCCTCAATGCGCTGCAGGAAGATATTGTTAGTTCCTCTAACAACACTAGAGATTGGACACTGGATGGCACGAAGAGAGAAGTTAACAGAGGACATTCTGATATTCAAAGGACCTTCAGATTGCATAACTTAGACTTCCTTAGAAAAGATATACTCTTCAATTTACTACAATTTTGTATCAAGAGCTTTCCTAAATTTTCGAGGAAACATCGCGAAGAGGGATCACAAAAAACCTCTTGAAGGCTACATAAGCTTTCCAAACTTAGGTAAACAAGTTTAGAGAATACACTGTTGCTGGTATTCATAGTGCTATCAACGAGACATTCTATCTTTTTGCAATTTTTGAGTCTTAGGGCAGTCAAGTGATTCATGCCTTGTGGATCCATGGATgggattatatttttaaaatttcccTTAAGGTCCTCCAGATGAAGGAACTCTGCTCTCAGAAAGAGATCCTTGATTGGTAGTGATACAAAATTTTGAGCAGCAACATCAAACTTGTCTATTAATAAGCTTCTAGACTTTGCgtattttttcataattgtaGTATTATCGAACACATCCATATAATTGGTGTTTGTTATAACATACCTCTGTAATTTGGAAAAAGAGACGTCATGTGGAAAGTAGTCTACTAAATTGATCAAGTACAAATACAATTCCTCTAACTGCAAACACTTTCCTACAACTTTGTAAGGTTCAACATTCCTTTCCTTAATCGTACATCTGTACAAATCCAGAATCTTCAACTTCTTTAATTCAACAATCCCAACAggaattttttcaaatttagagTCACGCAAGTCAAGAATCTCAAGTGCTTGCAGTCCTTCCACAAAAGATATGTCACCTAAATCATGTTTTCTCAAGGACAATGTTCGAAGATTTTTTGCTGACTTCAATGACTCTGGCAAAGACAAAACTTTACTTTGCCGATTTAAACTTTTGATTGCTAAGGTTTTAACATTTTCCCAACTTTTAGGAGCCGTATCTGACACTTTAATGCGACCTTTAGAATAAAGCAAGAGAATTTCAAGTGTCGAACAATTTATTCTATAATCGAGAAAATCATTTCCTGTCACATTAGGCCATAAGGCTATTGCTTGCTTATCTTTCATGATTTCATCATCTGCCAACACACTTGGATCCACTTCTGTACCTGTGAAAATTGCTTGACCACTTTTAGATGCAATCCACAAGGCTACATCACGAACCAAATCAtgcatttttacattttcttttgtTCTGGCTTGCATTAACAAAAAACAACTCTTCAGAATGTCAATAGCTTCATGCATCTCTCTCCTTGCATTCTCCATTGTGGCAAACGTCCCAACTGTGTGAAATCCTCTTACAAATCGAAATAAATCTTCCAAATCTATTTCATAATCCTCTGGAAACATAGAACACAACAATAATAAAGATTGAGCCAATTGGTTTGTCAAATTATTGTAACTTAATTCAAGACAAACATAAGGACTTATTAAGCCTTTTGGAATATCTAGtggtttagaattttctagtcTTGACAATGCTAACTCAAAATCTTCAATAGTTCTCCCCTTTAACGTGCTTGCGACCGTCACAATTGCAATGGGCAATCCCTTACattcattaataatttttttggccACACCATTCAAAGGTTCTGAGGAGACATCAGTTACATTTGCATATTTGCTGAACAAAGTCCATGCTTCATTGTCAGTTAAGAGATCAAGTTTAATTATACTTTGGCATCGCATAAGATTGCATATTTCCCTATTTCGAGTTGTTAGGAGTACGCAACAAGTCTTGCAGCTTTCATCAAATGGAATACCTAAAGCTTCAAAGTTTAGCTTTTCCCATACATCATCCAAGATTAAAAGAGTTGTACCTTCCCTTAATCTCTTTGATAGTCTTTTTGCTCTACCTATATCTGATACTTCATTTATCTTCAAACTCAATTGGTCAGCAATTTGATCTTGGATACTTATGATATTTGGTGGTTGAGACACCGTTGCCATGACAACCTTCTCAAAGAGTTTCATCTCTTCAGCCTTTTTACCCACTTCTTTTGCCAAAGTAGTTTTCCCTGAGCCTCCTAGTCCAACTAACCCAATCATGAAAACACTTTTATTCTTTAATGCTTCTAGAAGCTTGTTGTATGATGCTTTTGTAGATTTGAACATAGTGAAATCATTGGAAGAATAGTACTCCATGCCTGGAAGTTCAGTAATCATGGAAAACGATTCAAACTTGCTATTACGATCAAGCTGAATCattttagttgtttttcttGCTATTTCTTTTGCAAGAGAATATTGACATTGCCTTCTCAAATAGCTCTTGTTTACATTCGATATTCTTTCTTCCAGCAATTGTACTTCATTTAAAACTTTCTCAACATCTTTTAGCCACTTCTCAACAACCGATTCAACTTTTTCAGTCTTATTAGTTGCTTCTCTAATTCGCTCATTCACACTCTCTCGAGTCAATTCCAATTGTTCTTTGACATTTGGAAGATTCGAAGCAAAGTTGTGCAAACAACACAAGTATTTAGCATGGTCTAAAATTGGAAATACTGCATATTCTACAATCTTTGTTGCGATGGAAAGAAAAAAATCCTCCATTTGAGTTGATATAGTTTCCTAAGCATGAATGAGTTCATCATTctttaattagttataaaatattattgtcaTGTATTCTaggaaaaaaatatgtaattaaaaaaaataaaaattatgttatactTATTACATAGAGATAAAAGCAATTATTGTTAGAAGTTACcttatttttatataagaaaaaactaaaattaatagtGTCAATAGGATTGCTTgttttatatataatgaataatGAATATTGTATACAATATATTATGATCCTATTTATATGACTTAATTATCAGATTAAATAAACGGTTATTAACTTTGAACGTATCTTAATGTAAATGTAAATCATGGGTAGGTAAAAGATCATGGATAGGATAGAGATTTAACTAGGCTAAATAAACAAGTGAAACTAGACTTGTATAAAACAAGATTAAGCCTAAAatgtattattgttaaataatttctaaattagtatctaaatttaaattagtaCAAAGTGgtactttaagtctaactcaatctcatacaACCAGttcataaggttgaggtttgcacccacttatatac comes from the Phaseolus vulgaris cultivar G19833 chromosome 8, P. vulgaris v2.0, whole genome shotgun sequence genome and includes:
- the LOC137827053 gene encoding disease resistance protein At4g27190-like, with the protein product MEDFFLSIATKIVEYAVFPILDHAKYLCCLHNFASNLPNVKEQLELTRESVNERIREATNKTEKVESVVEKWLKDVEKVLNEVQLLEERISNVNKSYLRRQCQYSLAKEIARKTTKMIQLDRNSKFESFSMITELPGMEYYSSNDFTMFKSTKASYNKLLEALKNKSVFMIGLVGLGGSGKTTLAKEVGKKAEEMKLFEKVVMATVSQPPNIISIQDQIADQLSLKINEVSDIGRAKRLSKRLREGTTLLILDDVWEKLNFEALGIPFDESCKTCCVLLTTRNREICNLMRCQSIIKLDLLTDNEAWTLFSKYANVTDVSSEPLNGVAKKIINECKGLPIAIVTVASTLKGRTIEDFELALSRLENSKPLDIPKGLISPYVCLELSYNNLTNQLAQSLLLLCSMFPEDYEIDLEDLFRFVRGFHTVGTFATMENARREMHEAIDILKSCFLLMQARTKENVKMHDLVRDVALWIASKSGQAIFTGTEVDPSVLADDEIMKDKQAIALWPNVTGNDFLDYRINCSTLEILLLYSKGRIKVSDTAPKSWENVKTLAIKSLNRQSKVLSLPESLKSAKNLRTLSLRKHDLGDISFVEGLQALEILDLRDSKFEKIPVGIVELKKLKILDLYRCTIKERNVEPYKVVGKCLQLEELYLYLINLVDYFPHDVSFSKLQRYVITNTNYMDVFDNTTIMKKYAKSRSLLIDKFDVAAQNFVSLPIKDLFLRAEFLHLEDLKGNFKNIIPSMDPQGMNHLTALRLKNCKKIECLVDSTMNTSNSVFSKLVYLSLESLCSLQEVFCDPSSRCFLENLGKLLIQNCSKLKSISFLRKSKLCNLKVL